The following are encoded in a window of bacterium genomic DNA:
- a CDS encoding endonuclease/exonuclease/phosphatase family protein yields MKQKYLILFLIITLILVAGCTTPPPKPKPEPNPQTIKIASFNIQIFGQTKIQNAEVMQIISKIVKRYDLVAIQEVRSTEQNVIPTLLNYINDANTKYDYIISERLGRSTSKEQYAFVYNTKTITLIPNSINVVEDTDDVFEREPFIASFKSGNFDFTIVDNHIKPEDVERELTHLEVVINNIYNSSSEKDVIVVGDMNADGSYLKEEKLAVILPEWTQMIGNNVDTTVGTADNTYDRMMTRDTTAKMEYTGKSGAFRWDTEYSITDSDFIKKVSDHYPVYAEFRTDLPDDD; encoded by the coding sequence GTGAAGCAAAAATATCTAATCCTATTTTTAATAATAACTCTAATTCTCGTAGCAGGCTGCACAACACCCCCACCCAAACCGAAACCAGAACCAAACCCTCAAACTATAAAAATAGCCTCATTCAATATTCAGATTTTCGGCCAGACAAAGATACAAAATGCAGAAGTCATGCAAATAATCTCAAAGATAGTTAAAAGATATGACTTAGTTGCAATACAAGAAGTAAGAAGCACTGAACAAAATGTTATACCCACCTTGTTAAATTACATTAATGATGCCAATACAAAATATGACTACATAATAAGCGAAAGGTTAGGCAGAAGTACGAGTAAAGAACAGTATGCTTTTGTCTATAATACAAAAACAATAACTCTTATTCCAAATAGCATTAATGTTGTAGAAGATACTGATGACGTTTTTGAAAGAGAGCCTTTTATCGCTTCTTTCAAGAGCGGTAATTTTGATTTTACTATTGTTGATAATCACATCAAGCCTGAAGACGTTGAAAGAGAACTCACACATCTGGAAGTTGTAATAAACAATATCTATAACAGTTCTTCTGAGAAAGATGTAATAGTAGTTGGGGATATGAATGCAGATGGTTCTTATTTAAAAGAGGAAAAACTGGCTGTAATTTTACCTGAATGGACACAGATGATTGGAAATAATGTAGATACAACAGTCGGAACAGCTGACAATACCTATGACAGGATGATGACAAGAGACACAACTGCAAAAATGGAATATACAGGAAAATCAGGAGCATTCAGATGGGATACTGAATATAGCATAACAGACTCCGATTTTATCAAGAAAGTTTCAGATCATTATCCTGTTTACGCAGAATTCAGAACTGATTTGCCTGATGATGATTAG